A genomic region of Sideroxydans sp. CL21 contains the following coding sequences:
- a CDS encoding nucleotidyltransferase domain-containing protein: MSKPSIQRRDLMREQLAQQAAKLMAEDGITDHALAKRKAARQLGASDTQHLPSNQEVDDALHSYRFLYQHDSHPDILYQLREEALAAMHLLADFNPYLVGSVLSGTADENSDINLMLFSDDAKAVLLFLLKHNLDFEDGEWKVRVGGHEENVPSYTLTGESGAQTHIIVLPENARHSGSRHPETHANIAAVETLLADSANN, translated from the coding sequence ATGAGCAAACCCAGTATTCAGCGCCGCGACTTGATGCGCGAACAACTCGCACAGCAGGCTGCCAAATTGATGGCCGAGGACGGCATCACCGATCATGCCCTGGCCAAGCGCAAGGCAGCCCGTCAACTGGGCGCATCCGATACCCAACACTTGCCCAGCAACCAGGAAGTGGATGACGCCCTGCACAGCTATCGTTTCCTCTACCAGCACGACAGCCACCCTGACATCCTGTATCAGCTGCGTGAAGAGGCCCTCGCCGCCATGCACTTGCTGGCCGATTTCAATCCCTACCTTGTTGGTTCTGTATTGAGCGGCACGGCAGATGAAAATTCCGACATCAACCTCATGCTCTTCAGCGACGACGCGAAGGCTGTGCTGCTGTTCCTGCTCAAACATAACCTCGATTTTGAGGACGGGGAATGGAAAGTACGGGTGGGAGGGCATGAAGAAAACGTGCCGAGTTACACCCTGACCGGAGAATCCGGCGCGCAGACGCACATCATTGTCTTGCCCGAGAATGCACGCCACAGCGGTAGCCGTCACCCCGAGACGCACGCCAATATTGCGGCAGTGGAAACATTGTTAGCGGATTCGGCAAACAACTAG
- the ptsP gene encoding phosphoenolpyruvate--protein phosphotransferase has product MSFTLHGLPVSGGIAIGHAHLVSHTSLEVAHYVLPKHLVDEEVARLDAALEATRTELTDLRSYRPQQAAAEFDAFLDIHLMILGDEHISQAARQMVLREHCNAEWALKMQMDELVTQFEAFEDTYLRERKTDVVQVVERVLKALNGESGHVPPTTKHDVEMILVAHDVSPADLIQLKPHQFFGILTDLGGATSHTSIVARSLNTPCVVGLHHARELIKDHDMLIVDGEQGVVIVDPDKHLLADYRLRKSQWELERQKLKRLKTAHADTLDGTHIELHANIEMPNDLMEVKENGATGIGLFRSEFLFLNRDNLPDEEEQFNAYREVVEGMEGLPVTIRTFDLGADKQIKGAVRVASNPALGLRAIRLCLAEPQLFRAQLRALLRASAYGNLKILVPMLSGVSEINQTLQFIEGAKQSLANEGVAYDPKVQIGGMIEIPAAALALNIFIKKLDFLSIGTNDLIQYTLAIDRTDDEVAHLYDPLHPAVLQLLAHVIGSANKAGVPISVCGEMAGELAYTRLLLGLGLRQFSMHPAQLLGTKQRVLTTSLPEMAPLVQKIMRADDPMKIRDLLDRLNSA; this is encoded by the coding sequence ATGAGCTTCACGCTGCACGGCCTTCCAGTCTCCGGCGGCATCGCCATCGGCCATGCGCATCTGGTGTCGCACACTTCGCTTGAAGTGGCGCACTACGTGTTGCCCAAACATCTGGTCGATGAAGAAGTCGCGCGCTTGGATGCTGCGCTGGAAGCCACACGCACGGAACTGACCGATTTGCGCAGCTACCGTCCGCAACAGGCGGCGGCCGAGTTCGATGCGTTTCTGGACATTCATCTGATGATCCTTGGCGACGAGCATATCAGTCAGGCAGCACGCCAGATGGTCTTGCGCGAACACTGCAATGCCGAGTGGGCGCTGAAAATGCAAATGGACGAATTGGTCACGCAGTTCGAAGCCTTCGAGGATACTTATCTGCGAGAGCGCAAGACCGATGTCGTGCAGGTGGTTGAGCGCGTATTGAAAGCGCTGAACGGGGAATCCGGGCATGTGCCGCCCACCACCAAGCACGATGTGGAAATGATCCTTGTCGCACATGACGTCAGCCCCGCCGATTTGATCCAGCTCAAGCCGCACCAGTTCTTCGGCATTCTCACCGATCTGGGCGGAGCGACCTCGCACACATCCATCGTGGCACGCAGCCTGAACACGCCGTGTGTGGTCGGCCTGCACCACGCGCGCGAACTGATCAAGGACCACGACATGCTCATCGTCGACGGCGAGCAGGGCGTGGTTATTGTCGATCCGGACAAGCATCTGCTGGCCGATTACAGATTGCGCAAGAGCCAATGGGAACTGGAACGGCAGAAGCTGAAGCGGCTGAAGACCGCGCATGCCGATACGCTGGATGGCACGCACATCGAACTGCACGCCAACATCGAGATGCCGAATGACCTGATGGAGGTGAAAGAGAACGGTGCCACCGGCATCGGCCTGTTCCGCAGCGAGTTCCTGTTCCTCAACCGCGACAATTTGCCTGACGAGGAAGAGCAATTCAACGCCTACCGTGAAGTGGTAGAGGGCATGGAAGGCCTGCCCGTTACCATTCGTACTTTCGATCTCGGCGCGGACAAGCAGATCAAGGGTGCGGTGCGCGTTGCCAGCAATCCGGCGCTCGGTTTGCGCGCCATCCGGTTATGCCTGGCCGAGCCGCAACTGTTTCGGGCGCAGTTACGGGCATTGTTGCGCGCTTCGGCTTACGGGAATTTGAAGATTCTGGTGCCGATGTTGTCGGGTGTCTCGGAGATCAATCAGACTCTGCAATTTATCGAAGGCGCAAAACAAAGTCTGGCGAATGAAGGCGTCGCCTATGATCCGAAAGTGCAGATTGGCGGCATGATCGAGATACCCGCCGCAGCGCTGGCACTCAATATTTTCATCAAGAAGCTGGATTTCCTCTCTATCGGTACCAATGACCTGATCCAGTACACGCTGGCGATCGACCGCACGGATGATGAAGTGGCGCATTTGTACGATCCATTGCATCCCGCAGTGCTGCAGTTACTGGCACACGTCATCGGTAGCGCGAACAAGGCGGGGGTACCGATCTCGGTATGCGGCGAAATGGCGGGTGAGCTGGCATACACACGATTGCTGCTTGGCTTGGGCTTGCGCCAATTCTCCATGCACCCGGCCCAATTGCTGGGCACCAAACAGCGCGTGCTCACTACCAGCCTGCCGGAGATGGCACCGCTCGTGCAGAAGATCATGCGTGCCGATGACCCGATGAAGATACGCGACCTGCTTGATCGGCTGAATTCCGCCTGA
- a CDS encoding HPr family phosphocarrier protein — protein MLQQDALIINKLGLHARASAKLTQLASQFPCEVWLTRNGRRVNAKSIMGVMMLAAAKGSSINIETTGEKEQEAMTALLALINDYFGEGE, from the coding sequence ATGTTGCAACAAGATGCGCTAATTATTAACAAGCTGGGGCTGCATGCCCGGGCTTCCGCAAAACTCACCCAACTTGCTTCGCAATTTCCCTGCGAAGTATGGTTGACCCGCAATGGGCGCCGCGTGAATGCCAAAAGCATCATGGGCGTGATGATGTTGGCGGCGGCAAAAGGTTCGAGTATCAATATCGAAACAACGGGAGAAAAGGAGCAGGAAGCGATGACAGCACTCCTTGCGTTGATAAACGACTACTTCGGAGAAGGTGAATGA
- a CDS encoding PTS sugar transporter subunit IIA, translating into MVGILLITHNGLGESLIDCVRHVMGSAPAHVKALSVLAQDDPALKEEEARALIAELDDGQGVLLLSDVYGATPCNIARRLCQPGRIEGVAGVNLPMLLRVACNCNKSLDEQVQRALDGGRECIVSIDSEGGNVATRCANY; encoded by the coding sequence TTGGTCGGTATCCTGCTTATTACGCATAACGGTCTGGGCGAAAGCCTGATCGATTGTGTACGTCACGTCATGGGTAGTGCGCCCGCGCATGTCAAAGCCTTGTCTGTTCTGGCACAGGACGATCCGGCACTCAAGGAAGAAGAGGCGCGTGCGCTGATCGCCGAACTCGATGATGGACAGGGAGTATTGCTGCTATCGGACGTTTACGGCGCCACACCTTGCAATATCGCGCGGCGGTTGTGCCAGCCAGGCCGCATCGAAGGCGTGGCAGGCGTGAACCTGCCGATGCTTTTGCGCGTGGCATGCAATTGCAACAAGTCGCTGGACGAGCAGGTGCAACGTGCCCTGGATGGCGGCAGGGAATGTATTGTTTCTATTGATTCGGAAGGCGGCAATGTTGCAACAAGATGCGCTAATTATTAA
- a CDS encoding FAD:protein FMN transferase, giving the protein MKFLSRLALLLLVLQLVACGKEPLYQEQAYVFGTQVDVTIYGESDAKARQAVVLVMQEFQRLHDMLHAWKPSELSDLNAAIAQGKSRQVSPELAMMLKDAARVSAQSDGLFNPAIGGLIQAWGFQADDFKAVLPDEKKIAALVKANPQMSDLAFSPSPPTGKRAVVLPPFGGKSEEGNEGEVISSKNKYVKIDLGGYAKGYALDRAAAILKQQGIHNALINIGGNVMALGTHGSRAWRVGIQHPRKPGPLATLELHDGEAIGTSGDYQRYFELDGKRYCHLIDPRNGHPVQGVEAVTILTHGEHAGLLSDASSKPLFVSGVQGWLGYARKMQLEEALLIDARGVVHLTAAMQKRLKFTDESTLREVVQ; this is encoded by the coding sequence ATGAAGTTTCTTTCACGTCTCGCTCTATTGCTGCTGGTACTGCAGCTTGTCGCTTGCGGCAAAGAGCCGCTCTACCAGGAGCAGGCTTATGTTTTCGGCACGCAGGTGGATGTCACCATCTACGGCGAGAGCGATGCGAAAGCACGACAGGCGGTTGTTCTGGTGATGCAGGAATTTCAGCGTTTGCACGACATGTTGCATGCATGGAAGCCCTCCGAGTTGAGTGACCTGAATGCAGCCATTGCGCAAGGCAAAAGCAGGCAAGTCTCTCCGGAGCTGGCGATGATGCTGAAGGATGCGGCGCGAGTATCCGCCCAGTCCGACGGATTATTCAATCCGGCCATCGGCGGACTGATTCAGGCGTGGGGATTTCAGGCGGACGACTTCAAGGCGGTGCTGCCGGATGAAAAGAAAATCGCTGCGCTGGTAAAAGCGAATCCGCAGATGAGCGACCTGGCTTTTTCCCCTTCGCCACCGACGGGGAAGAGAGCAGTTGTTCTTCCTCCTTTCGGGGGGAAGTCGGAAGAGGGAAATGAAGGGGAAGTCATTTCCAGCAAGAACAAATACGTGAAGATCGATCTCGGCGGCTACGCCAAGGGTTACGCGCTGGATCGTGCTGCCGCCATTCTGAAACAGCAGGGCATACACAATGCGCTCATCAACATCGGCGGCAATGTCATGGCGCTGGGTACGCATGGCTCGCGCGCATGGCGCGTCGGCATCCAGCATCCGCGCAAACCCGGTCCGCTTGCCACGCTGGAACTGCATGATGGCGAGGCCATCGGTACTTCGGGCGACTATCAGCGCTATTTCGAATTGGACGGCAAGCGCTATTGCCATCTGATCGATCCGCGCAACGGACACCCGGTGCAAGGTGTGGAAGCGGTCACCATTCTCACGCACGGCGAGCATGCCGGATTGCTGTCCGACGCTTCATCCAAGCCATTGTTCGTTTCAGGAGTTCAGGGATGGCTGGGCTATGCGCGGAAAATGCAGCTGGAAGAGGCGTTGCTGATCGACGCCCGGGGCGTCGTGCATCTTACCGCTGCGATGCAGAAACGGCTAAAATTCACGGATGAATCCACGCTGCGGGAGGTTGTGCAATGA
- the gshA gene encoding glutamate--cysteine ligase, with translation MVPHLTTALKGPLLDLERRFLSEQPAIERWFRTQWLEHTIPFYTSVDLRNSGFKLAPVDTNLFPGGFNNLNPDFWPLCVHAAQSAIEKICPEARGVLVIPENHTRNQFYLQNVTQLTQILRQAGLKVRVGSLLPEITQPTPMQLPNGGTLTLEPIQRKGNRLGMTDGFDPCVVLLNNDLSAGVPDILKNLEQNVMPPLEAGWMTRRKSKHFAAYDKVADEFAKLLDIDSWLINPYFAVCGEVDFHARTGEECLAAQVDTVLQQIRAKYAEYGVKEDPFVIVKADAGTYGMGIMTVKDASEVRDLNRKQRNKMAVIKEGMQVSDVLIQEGVYTFEDINGAVAEPVIYMIDHFVVGGFYRVHTSRGVDENLNAPGMSFSPLAFESCCAFPNPDCAPDDTPNRFYAYGVVGRLAMLAAAVELAEMQQ, from the coding sequence ATGGTCCCGCACCTCACCACCGCATTGAAAGGCCCGTTGCTCGATCTGGAGCGACGCTTCCTGAGTGAACAGCCCGCCATAGAGCGCTGGTTCCGCACGCAATGGCTGGAACATACGATCCCGTTCTACACGTCGGTCGATCTGCGCAACAGCGGATTCAAGCTTGCCCCGGTCGATACCAACCTGTTCCCGGGCGGTTTCAACAACCTGAACCCGGATTTCTGGCCTTTGTGTGTGCACGCCGCGCAGAGTGCGATCGAAAAAATCTGCCCGGAAGCGCGCGGGGTGTTGGTCATTCCGGAAAATCACACCCGCAATCAGTTCTATCTGCAGAATGTGACGCAACTGACGCAGATATTGCGCCAGGCCGGGTTGAAAGTTCGCGTCGGCAGCCTGTTGCCGGAGATCACCCAGCCGACGCCAATGCAGCTGCCCAACGGCGGGACGCTCACACTGGAGCCGATCCAGCGCAAAGGCAACCGCCTGGGCATGACGGACGGTTTCGATCCCTGCGTGGTATTGCTGAACAACGATCTTTCGGCGGGCGTGCCGGATATTCTGAAGAATCTTGAGCAGAACGTGATGCCACCGCTGGAAGCAGGCTGGATGACGCGGCGCAAGTCGAAGCATTTCGCTGCTTACGACAAGGTCGCCGATGAATTCGCCAAACTGCTGGACATCGATTCCTGGCTCATCAACCCCTATTTTGCCGTGTGCGGCGAGGTTGACTTCCATGCGCGCACCGGCGAGGAATGTCTCGCTGCGCAGGTCGATACTGTGCTGCAGCAAATCCGCGCCAAATACGCCGAGTATGGTGTGAAAGAAGATCCCTTCGTGATTGTCAAGGCCGACGCGGGCACTTACGGCATGGGCATCATGACGGTAAAGGACGCGAGCGAAGTGCGCGACCTTAACCGCAAGCAGCGCAACAAGATGGCAGTGATTAAAGAAGGGATGCAGGTCTCCGACGTGCTGATACAGGAAGGCGTCTACACCTTCGAAGACATCAATGGCGCGGTGGCCGAACCCGTGATTTACATGATCGACCACTTTGTGGTCGGCGGCTTTTACCGCGTGCACACCAGCCGTGGCGTGGACGAGAACCTGAATGCGCCGGGCATGAGTTTCTCTCCCTTGGCCTTCGAATCCTGCTGCGCCTTTCCCAATCCGGATTGCGCGCCGGACGACACGCCCAACCGTTTCTATGCCTACGGGGTGGTGGGAAGATTGGCAATGCTCGCCGCGGCGGTAGAATTGGCAGAAATGCAGCAATGA
- a CDS encoding alpha/beta fold hydrolase translates to MSTPVLILPGIGDSGPQHWQSLWENAHPDFVRVQQRDWDKPVCEEWVATLEAAVKQAGPRVILVAHSLGCLTIAHWAAGPHSPAAGALLVAVPDPNGPNCPPDVTGYSLTPTQPLSLRSTVVISRDDPYGSAEHAERLAQAWGSRVVHIGNRGHINASSGLGDWREGYALLEQLRG, encoded by the coding sequence ATGTCTACACCCGTCCTCATCCTGCCCGGCATCGGCGACTCCGGGCCACAGCACTGGCAATCCCTCTGGGAGAATGCGCACCCTGACTTCGTGCGCGTACAACAACGCGACTGGGACAAGCCGGTTTGCGAAGAGTGGGTTGCAACGCTGGAAGCCGCCGTGAAACAAGCCGGACCCCGGGTTATCCTGGTGGCGCACAGCCTCGGCTGTCTGACCATCGCGCATTGGGCGGCCGGTCCTCATTCACCTGCGGCAGGAGCTTTGCTGGTGGCGGTGCCCGATCCGAACGGGCCGAACTGTCCTCCGGATGTGACGGGATATTCCCTAACGCCAACTCAGCCGCTTTCGCTCCGCAGCACCGTTGTGATTAGCAGAGACGACCCGTATGGTTCTGCTGAACACGCAGAGCGTCTGGCTCAAGCCTGGGGCAGCCGTGTTGTGCATATCGGCAATCGCGGCCATATCAATGCAAGCAGCGGGCTTGGCGACTGGAGAGAAGGCTACGCATTGCTCGAACAGCTCCGGGGTTGA